A window of the Tunturibacter empetritectus genome harbors these coding sequences:
- a CDS encoding DNA polymerase Y family protein, with product MTNEASLYACLYVREFPAQSLLRLRPELRGAACVVMTGEVPSEKVCSLNTKARLAGMKHRMSRVEIETFANPIIMRRSTVAESMTKAALLEVAGSFSPQVEDRSEDTAFLCGIDITGTRSLFGPPEQLGRSLITQIRASGMSASVAVSTNFHTAVSLAKGFSRRASVQVVALGEEAAALSSLPLTVLAVSDTQLETFASWGIYRLGELATLPEKELISRMGQDGKRLRQMAAGSLPHLFQAAEPVFRLEDRLELDSPLDVLESLLFGIAMMLDQLIARVSARVLALASVTVTLDLEGSGTHERTVRPALPTNDKQLWIKLLHLDLEAHPPRAAILAVGLRADSGSTSKVQLGLFSPQLPEAGRLDITLARLSALVGEGNVGSPALPDQHLPGSFRIEPFTLPSGDATITASPMSRVSLRQLRPPEPIAVMLKDARPKSLRFRTRRYVVEHLYGPWFASGAWWSRDRYGMEQWDLDARSEDGSLLCCCVVRDRVRNRWQMEALYD from the coding sequence ATGACAAACGAAGCTTCTCTCTACGCCTGCCTCTATGTGCGGGAGTTTCCCGCACAGTCGCTCCTACGGCTGAGACCGGAATTACGTGGTGCAGCCTGCGTCGTCATGACTGGCGAAGTGCCCAGCGAAAAGGTCTGCTCGCTAAACACCAAGGCCCGGCTTGCTGGCATGAAGCACCGCATGTCTCGCGTCGAAATAGAAACGTTCGCCAATCCAATCATCATGCGTCGGTCCACTGTCGCGGAAAGCATGACGAAGGCTGCGTTGCTTGAGGTAGCCGGAAGCTTCTCGCCGCAGGTGGAGGACCGAAGCGAAGATACAGCGTTCCTCTGTGGCATCGACATTACGGGAACGCGAAGTTTGTTCGGACCACCTGAGCAATTAGGCAGAAGCCTCATCACACAGATCCGAGCCAGCGGCATGTCCGCGAGCGTCGCAGTCAGCACGAACTTCCATACGGCTGTGAGCCTCGCGAAGGGATTCTCACGGCGAGCCTCGGTGCAGGTTGTCGCGTTGGGTGAGGAAGCGGCCGCGTTGTCATCTTTACCGCTGACTGTTCTTGCAGTGTCTGACACTCAATTGGAAACCTTCGCATCGTGGGGCATCTACAGACTTGGAGAGTTGGCAACCCTTCCTGAGAAAGAACTGATCTCCCGTATGGGCCAGGACGGCAAGCGACTCCGGCAGATGGCAGCAGGATCGCTGCCCCACCTCTTCCAAGCGGCGGAGCCAGTGTTTCGGCTTGAAGACAGACTGGAACTGGATTCGCCACTCGATGTCCTGGAATCGCTCCTCTTTGGTATCGCGATGATGCTGGATCAACTCATCGCGCGTGTGTCAGCGCGCGTTCTCGCGTTGGCTTCTGTGACTGTTACGTTGGACCTCGAAGGCAGCGGCACTCATGAGCGGACGGTACGTCCCGCATTGCCAACAAATGACAAGCAACTCTGGATCAAACTGCTCCACCTTGATCTTGAGGCCCATCCACCACGGGCAGCGATTCTCGCTGTCGGACTGCGTGCGGACTCCGGCTCTACCAGCAAGGTTCAGCTCGGACTGTTTTCTCCTCAGTTGCCGGAAGCAGGCCGGCTGGATATCACGCTAGCGCGTCTGTCGGCGCTCGTGGGAGAAGGCAATGTCGGATCTCCGGCTCTCCCCGATCAACATCTCCCGGGTAGCTTCCGTATCGAGCCATTCACCCTGCCGTCAGGAGACGCAACTATCACGGCATCCCCGATGTCGCGAGTCTCCCTTCGGCAACTGCGTCCACCCGAGCCGATAGCCGTCATGTTGAAGGATGCGCGGCCCAAGAGTCTACGCTTTCGCACCCGGCGCTATGTGGTCGAGCATCTCTATGGGCCGTGGTTCGCAAGCGGCGCATGGTGGAGTCGAGATCGTTACGGAATGGAACAGTGGGATCTCGATGC